The proteins below are encoded in one region of Asticcacaulis excentricus CB 48:
- a CDS encoding type II toxin-antitoxin system Phd/YefM family antitoxin has product MRYSSQVKPISYLKANAAEVLTHLAEQREPMVITQNGEAKAVLQDVASFEETQETLAMLKILALGNQDMAAGKVKPVADVVARLRAKQAAV; this is encoded by the coding sequence ATGCGATACTCATCACAAGTCAAACCGATCAGCTATCTCAAAGCCAACGCTGCTGAGGTTCTCACGCACCTCGCGGAGCAGCGGGAACCTATGGTCATCACCCAAAACGGTGAAGCGAAGGCTGTCCTGCAGGATGTCGCCTCGTTCGAAGAGACGCAAGAAACACTGGCAATGCTGAAAATCCTCGCGTTAGGCAACCAGGACATGGCGGCTGGCAAGGTCAAACCCGTGGCCGACGTTGTTGCCCGGCTGCGCGCCAAGCAAGCCGCAGTTTAA
- a CDS encoding type II toxin-antitoxin system RelE/ParE family toxin: MAGTSDKFEVLLTEGAEQDLEAIHDYISNFDCVANANYVLDELMRVVETLARFPERGSYPQELVGLGIKEYRQTFFKPYRLIYRITGSQVIIYLIADGRREMQSVLARRLLGA; this comes from the coding sequence ATGGCTGGCACGTCAGACAAGTTCGAAGTCCTGCTTACCGAGGGTGCGGAACAAGACTTAGAGGCCATCCACGACTACATCTCCAATTTCGACTGCGTCGCCAATGCCAACTATGTGTTGGATGAGTTGATGCGCGTCGTAGAGACCCTGGCTAGGTTCCCGGAACGCGGAAGCTATCCGCAGGAATTGGTCGGCCTAGGCATCAAAGAATACCGCCAGACCTTTTTCAAACCGTACCGCTTGATTTACCGTATCACGGGCAGCCAGGTGATCATCTACCTCATTGCTGATGGTCGTCGCGAAATGCAGTCAGTGTTGGCAAGACGGCTACTTGGCGCTTGA